One Cellulomonas sp. NS3 genomic region harbors:
- a CDS encoding class F sortase, which produces MSRTRPAGPPVGRVPPRGGHVPSRGAVPPGDVTMSGTSVPPGDDAPSGGRLPRDGRRRAGGRRRTGRSRGDVPVVGLRLAAAAGAAAVAVGSWLALQPAQFAAADAGVVPGSSPTAAAGGGEGTERTGVPGAAQPGSGTRGAGAAAPPAGTPAGTSAPITEPGATTAPPAPAPAVAPVRLEVQGRAAPVEVVPVGVEPTGALVVPDDPDVLGWWQSGPGVGAPAGSTVLVGHLDVPGDLGVMRALAVLPVDTPVTLVDGQGGTATYRVAARRTFSKDDGLPTDLFRTDGAPQLVLVTCGGAFDARTGHYADNVVVYAVPA; this is translated from the coding sequence ATGAGCAGGACGCGGCCGGCGGGTCCGCCCGTCGGCCGCGTGCCGCCCCGCGGCGGCCACGTGCCGTCCCGCGGCGCGGTGCCGCCCGGCGACGTCACGATGTCCGGCACGAGCGTGCCGCCCGGCGACGACGCGCCGTCCGGCGGCCGCCTGCCGAGGGACGGTCGCAGGCGGGCCGGCGGCCGCCGGCGGACGGGCCGGAGCCGGGGGGACGTGCCCGTCGTCGGGCTGCGTCTCGCCGCGGCCGCCGGTGCGGCCGCCGTCGCCGTCGGGAGCTGGCTCGCGCTGCAGCCCGCGCAGTTCGCCGCCGCGGACGCCGGGGTCGTCCCCGGCTCGTCGCCGACCGCCGCCGCGGGCGGTGGCGAGGGCACGGAGCGCACGGGCGTGCCCGGTGCGGCACAACCGGGGTCCGGGACCCGGGGCGCAGGCGCCGCCGCTCCCCCGGCCGGCACCCCGGCGGGGACGTCCGCGCCGATCACGGAGCCGGGCGCGACGACCGCGCCACCCGCACCCGCGCCCGCCGTCGCACCCGTGCGCCTCGAGGTGCAGGGCCGGGCGGCGCCCGTCGAGGTCGTCCCGGTCGGGGTCGAGCCCACGGGCGCGCTCGTCGTCCCGGACGACCCCGACGTGCTCGGCTGGTGGCAGTCGGGTCCGGGCGTGGGCGCGCCGGCGGGCAGCACGGTGCTCGTCGGGCACCTCGACGTCCCGGGCGACCTCGGGGTCATGCGCGCGCTCGCGGTGCTGCCGGTCGACACGCCAGTGACGCTCGTCGACGGGCAGGGCGGCACCGCGACGTACCGCGTCGCGGCCCGCCGCACGTTCAGCAAGGACGACGGGCTGCCCACGGACCTGTTCCGCACCGACGGGGCGCCGCAGCTCGTCCTCGTGACGTGCGGCGGCGCGTTCGACGCCCGCACCGGCCACTACGCCGACAACGTCGTCGTCTACGCGGTCCCGGCCTGA
- a CDS encoding DUF4142 domain-containing protein, with protein MHHLLRRTAVVLVAAAGGLALAAGPAAAAPNAQDQEFLVGAHQGNLAEIAAGQAALAQATTPQVKEMGQMLITDHQTLDAQLVPVAQQLGVTLPDAPSASQAAALARVQSLSGAEFDKAWVALQIESHRATLALGERELARGAEPSVQALATASAPVVQHHLDMALAAAGALGVPTSVPAGSGGDAAGSTQGAGLAVAGAGLLVLAATALVAVRRRHV; from the coding sequence CGCGGCCGGGCCCGCGGCCGCCGCCCCGAACGCGCAGGACCAGGAGTTCCTGGTCGGCGCCCACCAGGGCAACCTCGCCGAGATCGCCGCGGGCCAGGCCGCCCTCGCACAGGCGACCACGCCGCAGGTCAAGGAGATGGGCCAGATGCTCATCACCGACCACCAGACGCTCGACGCGCAGCTCGTGCCGGTCGCGCAGCAGCTCGGGGTCACCCTCCCCGACGCCCCGAGCGCGAGCCAGGCGGCCGCCCTGGCGCGGGTGCAGTCGCTGAGCGGCGCCGAGTTCGACAAGGCGTGGGTCGCGCTGCAGATCGAGTCCCACCGGGCCACCCTCGCGCTCGGCGAGAGGGAGCTCGCCAGGGGTGCGGAGCCGTCCGTGCAGGCGCTCGCGACGGCGTCCGCCCCGGTGGTCCAGCACCACCTCGACATGGCGCTCGCCGCGGCCGGCGCCCTCGGGGTGCCGACCTCCGTCCCGGCCGGGTCGGGCGGGGACGCGGCCGGCTCGACGCAGGGTGCCGGTCTCGCGGTCGCCGGAGCCGGGCTGCTCGTGCTGGCGGCGACGGCGCTCGTCGCGGTCCGTCGCCGGCACGTGTGA
- a CDS encoding sodium:solute symporter family protein, with translation MIIAGVGLSVLAVVLVGIVVARKVDGDSANYLVAGRRLGTPLVAASLMAAAVDSNATVGNTDLTASFGFWSGASLALGLAICLLLTGLFLARPMNRMGLFTLADFYRLRYGRGVEVASSVLMIFAFAILMAGNLVACGYLLERFLGLDYTLGVLLAVALVLVYTVGGGMFSDAYTAAIQIAITVVATVALLWWVGATIGFEIAEGMGPFDLGQLSSTDQGAPINWATLVSLGIGDIVAIDFMQRIFAAKNPDVARRACLTGAAGTAVVGVAYALVALSAASVLGLSMDDGPVLFQLLDDHAPTGLTILVLSGIVAASFSTASGAILATSAVAVRNVLGVRRVVDAGPDPLLRWTRVAMVPVVVAGVLVALQVAQTGILLTLAFDLMLAGLVVPFLLGMFWKRGGTRAAVAALVVGLTVRITLFVLTPTMYGVPNDVLHVPNALVDASFDGWPTFYGAVASLLAYVVAALVWPRTVTEEAWALADGLPVEADVAAEEDAVPARGTSAPVTA, from the coding sequence ATGATCATCGCCGGTGTCGGCCTCAGCGTCCTCGCAGTCGTCCTCGTCGGGATCGTCGTCGCCCGCAAGGTCGACGGCGACAGCGCGAACTACCTCGTCGCCGGCCGCCGCCTCGGCACACCGCTGGTCGCCGCGTCGCTCATGGCCGCCGCCGTCGACTCCAACGCCACGGTCGGCAACACCGACCTCACCGCCTCGTTCGGCTTCTGGTCCGGGGCGTCGCTCGCCCTGGGCCTCGCGATCTGCCTGCTCCTGACCGGGCTCTTCCTGGCCCGGCCGATGAACCGCATGGGCCTGTTCACGCTGGCGGACTTCTACCGGCTCCGGTACGGGCGCGGGGTCGAGGTCGCGTCCTCGGTGCTGATGATCTTCGCGTTCGCGATCCTCATGGCCGGGAACCTCGTCGCGTGCGGGTACCTGCTCGAGCGGTTCCTCGGGCTCGACTACACCCTCGGGGTGCTCCTCGCCGTCGCGCTCGTGCTCGTCTACACGGTCGGCGGCGGCATGTTCTCCGACGCGTACACCGCCGCGATCCAGATCGCGATCACCGTGGTCGCGACCGTCGCGCTGCTGTGGTGGGTCGGCGCGACCATCGGCTTCGAGATCGCCGAGGGCATGGGCCCGTTCGACCTCGGCCAGCTCTCGTCGACCGACCAGGGTGCGCCGATCAACTGGGCGACGCTCGTCTCGCTCGGCATCGGCGACATCGTCGCGATCGACTTCATGCAGCGGATCTTCGCGGCGAAGAACCCCGACGTGGCGCGCCGCGCGTGCCTCACGGGCGCCGCGGGGACGGCCGTCGTCGGCGTCGCGTACGCGCTCGTCGCGCTGAGCGCCGCGTCGGTGCTCGGCCTGTCGATGGACGACGGCCCGGTGCTCTTCCAGCTGCTCGACGACCACGCGCCGACCGGCCTGACCATCCTCGTGCTCTCCGGCATCGTGGCCGCGTCGTTCTCGACCGCGTCCGGCGCGATCCTCGCGACCTCCGCGGTCGCCGTGCGCAACGTCCTCGGCGTCCGCCGCGTGGTCGACGCCGGGCCGGACCCGCTGCTGCGCTGGACCCGGGTCGCGATGGTCCCGGTCGTCGTCGCGGGCGTGCTCGTCGCGCTGCAGGTCGCGCAGACCGGGATCCTGCTCACGCTCGCCTTCGACCTCATGCTCGCGGGGCTCGTGGTGCCGTTCCTGCTCGGGATGTTCTGGAAGCGCGGCGGCACGCGGGCGGCGGTCGCGGCGCTCGTCGTCGGGCTCACGGTGCGCATCACGCTGTTCGTCCTGACGCCGACGATGTACGGCGTCCCCAACGACGTGCTGCACGTGCCGAACGCGCTCGTCGACGCCTCGTTCGACGGCTGGCCGACGTTCTACGGCGCGGTGGCGTCCCTGCTCGCGTACGTCGTCGCCGCGCTCGTCTGGCCGCGGACGGTGACCGAGGAGGCGTGGGCTCTCGCGGACGGGCTGCCGGTCGAGGCCGACGTCGCCGCGGAGGAGGACGCCGTGCCCGCGCGCGGGACGTCGGCTCCCGTCACCGCCTGA
- a CDS encoding DUF1684 domain-containing protein — translation MASSPARDVLHVVDWRRRVARLYAEVRHAATDDPLVAHALWVTGRDELFAEHPASPLDPDARAAFAGLDVAPYDPAFRFDAEVLPAPGRRLDVPTGTDGVVPFEEVGRVALGDLGTVSLWALRSYGGGLFVPVKDATAGRPGGTYGGGRYVLDTIKGADLGSGGGAGRVVVDLNFAYNPSCAYDPAWACPLAPPENTLAAPVPVGERVPLAALVAPSSL, via the coding sequence ATGGCCTCCTCCCCCGCACGCGACGTGCTGCACGTCGTCGACTGGCGCCGGCGCGTCGCCCGGCTCTACGCCGAGGTGCGGCACGCCGCGACCGACGACCCGCTCGTCGCGCACGCGCTGTGGGTCACCGGGCGCGACGAGCTGTTCGCCGAGCACCCGGCGTCGCCGCTCGACCCCGACGCCCGCGCGGCGTTCGCGGGCCTCGACGTCGCGCCCTACGACCCGGCGTTCCGCTTCGACGCCGAGGTCCTCCCGGCCCCCGGTCGCCGGCTCGACGTGCCGACGGGGACGGACGGCGTCGTCCCGTTCGAGGAGGTCGGCCGGGTGGCTCTGGGCGACCTCGGGACGGTCTCGCTCTGGGCCCTGCGCAGCTACGGCGGCGGTCTGTTCGTGCCGGTCAAGGACGCCACCGCGGGGCGGCCCGGCGGGACGTACGGTGGCGGGCGGTACGTGCTCGACACGATCAAGGGCGCCGACCTCGGGAGCGGCGGCGGCGCCGGCCGCGTGGTCGTCGACCTGAACTTCGCCTACAACCCGTCGTGCGCCTACGACCCGGCGTGGGCGTGCCCGCTCGCGCCGCCGGAGAACACCCTCGCGGCGCCCGTCCCCGTCGGGGAGCGCGTCCCGCTCGCCGCGCTCGTCGCTCCGTCCTCCCTCTGA
- a CDS encoding SDR family oxidoreductase, with translation MRTVIAGGHGQIARRLSRLLSARGDEPVALVRNPDHTADVSADGAVPLVLDLERASVEELAAHLAGADAVVFAAGAGPGSGSARKDSMDRGGAVLLADAAVLAGVRRYVLVSSMGVDEADAVEDEVFAAYLRAKAAAEQEVRRRPLDWTVLRPGGLTDDPGTGRVRLEPTVGRGSVPRDDVAAVLVSLLDEASTIGLVLELVGGDDVVDAAVQAAGRSEPGDGSL, from the coding sequence ATGCGCACCGTCATCGCGGGTGGCCACGGCCAGATCGCCCGCCGCCTGTCCCGTCTGCTGTCCGCCCGCGGCGACGAGCCCGTCGCGCTCGTCCGCAACCCCGACCACACCGCCGACGTGAGTGCCGACGGCGCCGTGCCCCTGGTGCTCGACCTCGAGCGCGCGAGCGTCGAGGAGCTCGCGGCGCACCTCGCGGGGGCCGACGCGGTCGTCTTCGCGGCCGGCGCCGGTCCGGGCAGCGGGTCGGCGCGGAAGGACTCGATGGACCGCGGCGGCGCGGTGCTGCTGGCCGACGCCGCGGTGCTCGCGGGCGTCCGGCGGTACGTGCTCGTGTCGTCGATGGGGGTCGACGAGGCCGACGCCGTGGAGGACGAGGTCTTCGCCGCCTACCTGCGCGCGAAGGCCGCGGCTGAGCAGGAGGTGCGTCGCCGCCCGCTGGACTGGACCGTGCTGCGCCCCGGCGGGCTCACCGACGACCCCGGGACGGGGCGGGTGCGGCTCGAGCCGACGGTCGGCCGCGGCTCGGTCCCGCGTGACGACGTCGCCGCGGTCCTGGTGTCGCTGCTCGACGAGGCGTCGACGATCGGGCTCGTGCTCGAGCTCGTGGGCGGGGACGACGTGGTCGACGCCGCGGTCCAGGCGGCGGGTCGGTCGGAGCCGGGCGACGGGTCCCTCTGA
- a CDS encoding endo-1,4-beta-xylanase translates to MNRSGLRPPSSTHRRRTGAVLVAALAVTLAGATLPAQGAGSTLQAAAAESGRYYGTAIAANKLSDSTYTTIANREFNMITAENEMKMDATEPSQNQFSYASGDRIVNWALQNGKRVRGHALAWHSQQPGWMQNMSGTQLRTAMLNHVTQVATHYKGKIYAWDVVNEAYADGSSGGRRDSNLQRTGNDWIEAAFRAARAADPAAKLCYNDYNTDNWSHAKTQGVYAMVRDFKARGVPIDCVGFQAHFNSGNPVPSNYDVTLRNFAALGVDVQITELDIEGSGSSQAQQYAGVHQACLSVARCTGVTVWGVRDTDSWRASGTPLLFDGSGNKKAAYTSTLNALNAGGTTTPDPTPNPTTPQPTPTTTTPPVTGTGSCTATYSEGQKWGDRFNGVVTVRANSAITSWTSTVTVSQAQRITSTWSGTPSWDGSGKVMTMRPAGNGTLAAGQTTSFGFTVMHGGDWTWPRVTCSAS, encoded by the coding sequence ATGAACCGATCAGGGCTCCGCCCCCCGAGCTCGACCCACCGCCGCCGGACGGGAGCCGTCCTCGTCGCCGCGCTCGCCGTCACCCTCGCGGGTGCCACGCTCCCCGCCCAGGGCGCCGGCAGCACCCTGCAGGCCGCCGCCGCCGAGAGCGGCCGCTACTACGGCACCGCCATCGCCGCGAACAAGCTCAGCGACTCGACCTACACGACCATCGCGAACCGTGAGTTCAACATGATCACGGCCGAGAACGAGATGAAGATGGACGCGACGGAGCCGTCGCAGAACCAGTTCAGCTACGCGAGCGGCGACCGGATCGTGAACTGGGCGCTGCAGAACGGCAAGCGCGTGCGCGGGCACGCGCTGGCGTGGCACTCCCAGCAGCCGGGCTGGATGCAGAACATGTCCGGCACCCAGCTGCGCACCGCCATGCTGAACCACGTCACCCAGGTCGCGACCCACTACAAGGGCAAGATCTACGCCTGGGACGTCGTCAACGAGGCGTACGCCGACGGCAGCAGCGGCGGACGTCGCGACTCCAACCTGCAGCGCACGGGCAACGACTGGATCGAGGCCGCGTTCCGCGCCGCCCGGGCCGCCGACCCCGCCGCCAAGCTCTGCTACAACGACTACAACACCGACAACTGGAGCCACGCGAAGACGCAGGGCGTCTACGCCATGGTCCGCGACTTCAAGGCCCGCGGCGTCCCGATCGACTGCGTCGGCTTCCAGGCGCACTTCAACTCCGGCAACCCGGTCCCGTCGAACTACGACGTGACCCTGCGCAACTTCGCCGCGCTCGGCGTCGACGTCCAGATCACCGAGCTCGACATCGAGGGCTCGGGCAGCTCGCAGGCCCAGCAGTACGCGGGCGTGCACCAGGCGTGCCTCTCGGTGGCGCGCTGCACCGGCGTCACCGTCTGGGGCGTCCGGGACACCGACTCGTGGCGCGCCTCGGGCACCCCGCTGCTCTTCGACGGCTCCGGCAACAAGAAGGCCGCGTACACCTCGACGCTCAACGCGCTGAACGCGGGCGGCACCACGACGCCGGACCCGACGCCGAACCCCACGACGCCGCAGCCGACGCCCACCACGACCACTCCCCCGGTCACCGGCACGGGCAGCTGCACCGCGACGTACTCGGAGGGCCAGAAGTGGGGCGACCGCTTCAACGGGGTCGTCACCGTCCGCGCGAACAGCGCGATCACGAGCTGGACGTCGACCGTGACCGTCAGCCAGGCGCAGCGCATCACCTCGACCTGGAGCGGCACGCCGAGCTGGGACGGCTCGGGCAAGGTCATGACGATGCGACCGGCCGGCAACGGCACGCTCGCGGCGGGTCAGACCACGAGCTTCGGCTTCACCGTGATGCACGGCGGCGACTGGACCTGGCCGCGCGTGACCTGCAGCGCCTCCTGA
- a CDS encoding urea amidolyase associated protein UAAP2: MTTTETHAQPSGGPARIAPLPGANLPPAAVGAVVLDAVVPARAPWSAVVRRGQLLTIVDLGGNQAVDFLAFDAHDTSLRYSAPDTIQAQSSVFLTTGSVLRDCEHAPMMTLVADDCGRHDTLGGACSKESNTLRYGHHTASQHACVENFLAEGGRHGLGKRDLVSNINWYMNVPVDPDGALGIVDGISAPGLSLTLRAEKDVLVVVSNCPQVNNPCNGFDPTPVRMVVTDPRQDPGADPAPGPHATRPDAAGPLPTDPSEG, encoded by the coding sequence ATGACCACGACCGAGACCCACGCTCAGCCGTCCGGCGGACCGGCGCGCATCGCGCCGCTCCCCGGCGCGAACCTCCCGCCCGCCGCCGTCGGCGCCGTCGTGCTCGACGCCGTCGTCCCGGCGCGCGCGCCCTGGTCCGCGGTCGTACGGCGCGGCCAGCTGCTGACGATCGTGGACCTCGGCGGCAACCAGGCGGTCGACTTCCTCGCGTTCGACGCCCACGACACGTCGCTGCGGTACAGCGCGCCCGACACCATCCAGGCGCAGTCCTCGGTCTTCCTCACGACGGGGAGCGTGCTGCGGGACTGCGAGCACGCGCCGATGATGACGCTCGTCGCGGACGACTGCGGGCGCCACGACACGCTCGGTGGCGCGTGCTCGAAGGAGTCGAACACGCTGCGCTACGGCCACCACACCGCGAGCCAGCACGCGTGCGTCGAGAACTTCCTGGCCGAGGGCGGCCGCCACGGCCTGGGCAAGCGCGACCTCGTCTCGAACATCAACTGGTACATGAACGTGCCGGTCGACCCGGACGGCGCGCTCGGCATCGTCGACGGCATCTCGGCGCCGGGCCTGAGCCTGACGCTCCGCGCCGAGAAGGACGTCCTCGTCGTCGTCTCCAACTGCCCCCAGGTCAACAACCCGTGCAACGGCTTCGACCCGACGCCCGTCCGGATGGTCGTCACGGACCCGCGCCAGGACCCGGGCGCGGACCCGGCGCCCGGGCCGCACGCGACCCGCCCGGACGCCGCGGGCCCGCTCCCGACCGACCCGAGCGAGGGCTGA
- a CDS encoding urea amidolyase associated protein UAAP1, whose product MTASSTSTTAGAREHARAQEAAAAGAVRTRPVLPASAWLTPPDGVGPEDLVWAETVAGGGYTHLSVARGTHVRLTDLDGDACAHVLAYDAAQPWERLNVADTVKVQWQVYLTAGHLLLSDQGRALASVVEDTSGHHDTLFGTSTRARNEARYGDGAAHGPSPAGRELFALAAAKHGLTRRDLPPSLSFFQGVRVDEHGAPHHHGSAGAGAHVTLVAEVPLILLVANTAHPLDARERFTCTPLEVLAWRGEPTAPADPRWDATPEGRRALTNAAASLATRTARPTAGAAR is encoded by the coding sequence ATGACGGCATCCAGCACGTCCACGACCGCAGGGGCGCGGGAGCACGCCCGCGCCCAGGAGGCTGCCGCCGCCGGTGCGGTGCGCACCCGCCCGGTCCTGCCCGCGAGCGCCTGGCTGACGCCGCCGGACGGCGTCGGGCCCGAGGACCTCGTGTGGGCCGAGACGGTCGCGGGCGGGGGCTACACCCACCTGTCGGTCGCGCGGGGGACGCACGTGCGGCTCACCGACCTCGACGGGGACGCCTGCGCGCACGTGCTCGCGTACGACGCCGCGCAGCCGTGGGAGCGCCTCAACGTCGCCGACACCGTCAAGGTCCAGTGGCAGGTGTACCTGACCGCCGGGCACCTGCTGCTCTCGGACCAGGGCCGGGCGCTCGCGAGCGTGGTCGAGGACACCTCCGGCCACCACGACACGCTGTTCGGCACCAGCACCCGGGCGCGCAACGAGGCCCGGTACGGCGACGGCGCGGCGCACGGACCCTCCCCCGCGGGACGCGAGCTGTTCGCGCTCGCCGCCGCCAAGCACGGGCTCACGCGGCGGGACCTGCCACCGAGTCTCTCGTTCTTCCAGGGCGTGCGGGTCGACGAGCACGGCGCCCCGCACCACCACGGCTCGGCCGGGGCCGGCGCGCACGTGACGCTCGTGGCCGAGGTCCCGCTGATCCTCCTGGTCGCGAACACCGCCCACCCGCTCGACGCGCGCGAGCGCTTCACGTGCACGCCGCTCGAGGTCCTGGCATGGCGCGGCGAGCCGACCGCGCCGGCCGACCCCCGCTGGGACGCCACCCCCGAGGGGCGCCGTGCGCTGACCAACGCCGCCGCGTCCCTCGCCACCCGCACCGCCCGTCCGACGGCAGGAGCAGCCCGATGA
- a CDS encoding TetR/AcrR family transcriptional regulator has product MAPAPAPAKGRPRVGVSAHPDLPAPEQILRAAARLFVDCGYDATSTRAIAAAVGIRQASLYYHFASKADILAELLSRTVAPSLDAAERLLADDRDPAVRLHALVTVDCRLLLDAPANVGALYLLPEVRAERFADFRAQRTRLRDAYGTLVEQAAAPGAALGPLDVLTDVVFGLVESVIGVRGREAGGGGPGGTVGTDHARAVPDSEALVTTVARSVLRVLGWGEDGLARIERASGDRTPA; this is encoded by the coding sequence GTGGCACCCGCACCCGCACCGGCCAAGGGCCGTCCCCGCGTCGGCGTCTCGGCCCACCCCGACCTCCCCGCGCCCGAGCAGATCCTGCGCGCGGCCGCCCGGCTCTTCGTCGACTGCGGCTACGACGCGACGTCGACCCGCGCGATCGCCGCCGCCGTGGGGATCCGCCAGGCGTCGCTGTACTACCACTTCGCGAGCAAGGCGGACATCCTCGCGGAGCTCCTGAGCCGGACGGTCGCGCCGTCGCTCGACGCCGCGGAGCGCCTGCTCGCGGACGACCGCGACCCGGCGGTGCGGCTGCACGCGCTCGTGACGGTCGACTGCCGGCTGCTGCTCGACGCGCCGGCCAACGTCGGCGCGCTGTACCTGCTGCCCGAGGTGCGGGCCGAGCGCTTCGCCGACTTCCGGGCGCAGCGTACCCGCCTGCGCGACGCGTACGGGACCCTCGTCGAGCAGGCGGCGGCACCGGGCGCGGCGCTGGGGCCGCTCGACGTGCTCACCGACGTCGTCTTCGGGCTGGTCGAGAGCGTGATCGGCGTGCGCGGGCGCGAGGCCGGCGGCGGCGGGCCGGGCGGCACGGTCGGCACCGACCACGCGCGCGCCGTCCCGGACAGCGAGGCGCTGGTCACGACGGTCGCCCGCTCGGTGCTGCGGGTGCTCGGCTGGGGCGAGGACGGGCTCGCCCGCATCGAGCGCGCGTCGGGAGACCGCACGCCGGCCTGA
- a CDS encoding cation:proton antiporter, whose translation MIEFEGPGGLFAAIGLATLAAALLPRLLGRAPVSMPMVFLAAGFVGFAVLPGLPDPDPLEHGSITEHLTEVCVIVSLMGAGLALNRPLGWRTWSTTWRLLAIAMPLSMLAVGVLGWAVLGLGAASAVLLAAALAPTDPVLATEVQVSEPVTDGEAADDEARFALTSEAGLNDGLAFPFTYLAIALSAAAATGEGPGAWVPEWLLVDVVWRLGLGVLVGFGVGWVLGRVFFSTVADKLGLTEKAEGFVALAATFLAYGAAELVEGYGFVAVFVCACTVRTAERQHGYHAVLHKFVEQIERLLTVAVVVLLGGAVARGLLDELGWAEVGVAAAFLLVVRPLAGWLALTPGKTGPGERAVIAFFGVRGVGTLYYVAYALEHATFPREAELWGIAGLVVVGSIVVHGIGATPVMAALDRRRARAADAKDEVTIAGTPV comes from the coding sequence GTGATCGAGTTCGAGGGACCGGGCGGCCTCTTCGCTGCCATCGGCCTGGCCACCCTGGCGGCGGCGCTCCTGCCCCGGCTCCTGGGCCGGGCACCCGTGTCGATGCCGATGGTGTTCCTCGCCGCGGGGTTCGTCGGCTTCGCGGTCCTGCCCGGGCTGCCCGACCCCGACCCGCTCGAGCACGGCAGCATCACCGAGCACCTCACCGAGGTGTGCGTGATCGTCTCCCTGATGGGCGCGGGTCTCGCGCTCAACCGCCCGCTCGGCTGGCGCACGTGGTCGACGACGTGGCGCCTGCTCGCGATCGCGATGCCGCTGTCGATGCTCGCGGTGGGCGTGCTCGGCTGGGCGGTCCTCGGGCTCGGCGCCGCGAGCGCCGTGCTGCTCGCGGCGGCCCTCGCCCCGACGGACCCCGTGCTCGCGACCGAGGTCCAGGTCAGCGAGCCGGTCACCGACGGCGAGGCGGCGGACGACGAGGCGCGCTTCGCCCTGACGTCCGAGGCCGGCCTCAACGACGGCCTCGCGTTCCCGTTCACGTACCTCGCGATCGCGCTGAGCGCGGCGGCCGCCACGGGCGAGGGCCCGGGTGCGTGGGTGCCCGAGTGGCTGCTGGTCGACGTCGTCTGGCGGCTCGGTCTCGGGGTCCTCGTGGGGTTCGGCGTCGGGTGGGTGCTCGGACGGGTGTTCTTCTCGACCGTCGCGGACAAGCTCGGGCTGACGGAGAAGGCCGAGGGGTTCGTGGCGCTGGCCGCGACCTTCCTCGCGTACGGTGCCGCGGAGCTCGTGGAGGGCTACGGGTTCGTCGCCGTCTTCGTGTGCGCGTGCACCGTGCGGACCGCCGAGCGCCAGCACGGGTACCACGCGGTGCTGCACAAGTTCGTCGAGCAGATCGAGCGGCTGCTGACCGTCGCGGTCGTCGTGCTGCTGGGCGGCGCCGTCGCGCGCGGGCTGCTCGACGAGCTCGGCTGGGCCGAGGTCGGGGTCGCCGCGGCGTTCCTGCTCGTCGTCCGCCCGCTCGCCGGGTGGCTGGCGCTGACGCCCGGCAAGACAGGACCGGGGGAGCGCGCCGTCATCGCGTTCTTCGGGGTGCGGGGCGTCGGCACGCTCTACTACGTCGCGTACGCGCTCGAGCACGCGACCTTCCCGCGGGAGGCCGAGCTGTGGGGGATCGCGGGCCTCGTCGTGGTGGGCTCGATCGTGGTGCACGGCATCGGGGCGACCCCCGTCATGGCGGCGCTCGACCGCCGGCGGGCACGCGCGGCGGACGCGAAGGACGAGGTCACGATCGCGGGCACGCCCGTCTGA
- a CDS encoding pentapeptide repeat-containing protein, protein MDAEPAAPAEPLSLRADCARCAGLCCVVPAFVASSDFAFTKPAATPCLHLQPDARCGIHAQLRERGFPGCTVYDCFGAGQDVVQLTYGGRDWRSDPAVAEEMFAVFPVARQLHELLFYLTAALALPGAAPVHGELARHLAETERLARSEAPALRVLDVGPHRDAVAVTLRRASALVRSTTGARTADHRGADLLGADLRRADLRGAALAGALLVGADLRGADLRLADLVGADLRGTDLAGADLTDTLFLTQSQVNAARGDAATRLPPGLDRPAHWSAERLPVPPRAQGRRSRRAPR, encoded by the coding sequence GTGGACGCCGAACCCGCCGCACCCGCCGAGCCGCTCTCCCTGCGTGCCGACTGCGCCCGGTGCGCAGGCCTGTGCTGCGTCGTCCCGGCGTTCGTCGCGTCGTCGGACTTCGCGTTCACCAAGCCGGCCGCGACCCCCTGCCTGCACCTGCAGCCGGACGCGCGCTGCGGCATCCACGCCCAGCTGCGCGAGCGCGGCTTCCCGGGGTGCACGGTGTACGACTGCTTCGGCGCCGGGCAGGACGTCGTCCAGCTGACGTACGGCGGCCGGGACTGGCGGTCCGACCCCGCGGTCGCCGAGGAGATGTTCGCGGTGTTCCCCGTCGCGCGGCAGCTCCACGAGCTGCTCTTCTACCTCACGGCGGCGCTGGCCCTCCCAGGTGCGGCCCCCGTGCACGGCGAGCTCGCCCGCCACCTCGCCGAGACCGAGCGGCTCGCACGGTCGGAGGCGCCGGCGCTGCGGGTCCTCGACGTGGGACCCCACCGCGACGCGGTCGCCGTGACGCTGCGCCGGGCGAGCGCGCTCGTCCGCTCCACCACCGGTGCCCGGACCGCCGACCACCGCGGGGCGGACCTCCTCGGCGCCGACCTGCGCCGCGCCGACCTGCGCGGCGCGGCCCTCGCCGGCGCGCTGCTCGTCGGCGCGGACCTGCGCGGGGCGGACCTGCGGCTCGCGGACCTCGTCGGTGCGGACCTGCGCGGGACCGACCTCGCCGGGGCCGACCTCACCGACACCCTGTTCCTGACCCAGTCGCAGGTGAACGCCGCGCGCGGGGACGCCGCCACGCGCCTCCCGCCCGGCCTCGATCGGCCCGCGCACTGGTCGGCGGAGCGTCTGCCGGTCCCGCCCCGCGCGCAGGGCCGACGCTCCCGGCGCGCGCCGCGCTGA